From one uncultured Methanoregula sp. genomic stretch:
- the gatE gene encoding Glu-tRNA(Gln) amidotransferase subunit GatE, with the protein MDYKALGLVAGIEIHQQLDTRRKLFCNCPTTLREVREHNGEFFRYLRATVSEMGEIDRAAKEEMKNNRKFLYYTYDTTCLVENDEEPPAPLNDEALTVCLTIAKMFGMMPVPQLHTMRKLVIDGSNTSGFQRTMLVAFNGSLPNGGEIETICLEEEAAQRVKDEVFSLDRLGIPLVEITTSPCMHTPEEVQSVAEYIGMVLRSTGKVKRGIGTIRQDVNISIAQGARVEIKGVQELDLIAEVVRREVQRQQNLLRIRDELRTRGATTGGATGLDITALFKETKSTVLKKAKKIHAVTLKGFAGLVGREIQPERRLGSEMSDYAKKCGVGGIFHTDELPAYGVTAEEVGLLRSHMNAGENDCVILVAGANEKQAACAISQVITRATLALSDKPVPEETRKMLESGSTAYMRPLPGAARMYPETDVLPVIIGDERWSAVTIPELLTEKAERFAREYGIEKNYALQLAASEKLPLFDHALKEGIKPKLAAFTLLSTVTELRREGVDVRSVSDGAYLAIWRAVEGGKAAKEAVPDLIRSIAKGSSIDTALAELAPAVSRAELETIVRKIIAERSDFVAEKGKAALGPLMGVVMEEVRGSVDGKVVSEILRREIESATAGKKP; encoded by the coding sequence ATGGACTATAAAGCACTCGGACTTGTGGCAGGAATTGAGATCCACCAGCAGCTGGACACCCGGAGGAAGCTCTTCTGCAACTGTCCGACCACTCTTCGCGAAGTCCGGGAACACAACGGTGAATTCTTCCGGTACCTCAGGGCAACCGTCAGCGAGATGGGGGAGATCGACCGGGCAGCAAAGGAAGAGATGAAGAATAACCGGAAATTCCTGTATTACACGTACGACACAACCTGTCTTGTCGAGAACGACGAGGAGCCGCCTGCACCGCTGAACGATGAGGCTCTCACGGTCTGCCTCACGATTGCAAAGATGTTTGGCATGATGCCGGTCCCGCAGCTGCACACCATGCGCAAGCTGGTTATCGACGGCTCGAACACGAGCGGATTCCAGAGGACTATGCTCGTTGCATTCAACGGCAGCCTGCCGAACGGTGGGGAGATCGAGACCATCTGTCTTGAGGAAGAGGCAGCGCAACGGGTAAAGGACGAGGTCTTCAGCCTTGACCGGCTCGGGATCCCGCTTGTCGAGATCACCACTTCGCCCTGCATGCACACCCCTGAAGAAGTGCAGTCTGTTGCGGAATATATCGGCATGGTCCTCCGGTCGACCGGCAAAGTGAAACGCGGGATCGGCACTATCCGGCAGGATGTCAACATATCCATTGCACAGGGTGCACGCGTTGAGATCAAGGGCGTGCAGGAACTCGACCTGATCGCAGAAGTTGTCCGGCGCGAAGTGCAGCGACAGCAGAACCTGCTCCGGATCCGCGATGAACTCCGGACACGGGGGGCGACAACCGGTGGTGCCACTGGTCTTGACATCACCGCGCTTTTTAAGGAAACCAAATCCACTGTCCTGAAAAAGGCAAAAAAGATCCATGCCGTCACCCTCAAAGGATTTGCCGGGCTTGTCGGGCGCGAGATCCAGCCCGAGCGCAGGCTCGGCAGCGAGATGTCCGACTACGCGAAAAAGTGCGGAGTCGGGGGCATCTTCCATACGGACGAACTCCCGGCATATGGTGTCACCGCTGAAGAGGTCGGCCTTTTAAGATCTCACATGAACGCCGGAGAGAATGACTGTGTTATTCTCGTTGCCGGTGCAAATGAGAAGCAGGCAGCATGTGCCATCAGCCAGGTCATTACCCGGGCAACCCTTGCATTATCCGATAAACCGGTTCCTGAAGAGACAAGAAAGATGCTCGAGAGCGGGAGCACTGCCTACATGCGCCCCCTCCCGGGTGCAGCCCGTATGTACCCGGAGACGGATGTCCTGCCGGTGATTATCGGGGATGAACGCTGGTCTGCAGTTACCATCCCCGAGCTGCTTACTGAAAAAGCGGAACGGTTCGCCCGCGAATACGGGATCGAGAAAAATTATGCCCTGCAACTGGCCGCGTCTGAGAAGCTTCCCCTTTTCGACCACGCGTTGAAGGAAGGGATCAAACCGAAACTTGCTGCCTTTACCCTGCTCTCAACCGTAACGGAACTGAGACGGGAAGGAGTTGATGTCAGGTCTGTTTCTGACGGGGCGTATCTGGCAATCTGGCGTGCGGTTGAAGGGGGAAAAGCAGCAAAAGAGGCAGTACCCGACCTGATCCGCAGCATTGCCAAAGGAAGTTCAATAGACACCGCTCTTGCGGAACTTGCCCCGGCTGTCTCCCGGGCCGAACTCGAGACAATCGTCCGGAAGATCATTGCCGAACGATCGGATTTTGTTGCTGAAAAAGGAAAAGCAGCCCTTGGTCCCCTTATGGGCGTTGTCATGGAAGAAGTGCGCGGATCGGTTGACGGGAAAGTTGTGAGCGAGATCTTAAGAAGAGAGATTGAATCTGCAACTGCAGGGAAAAAACCGTGA